From Pedobacter sp. MC2016-14:
ATAAGTAACGTTGACCCTAAAATTTGAAGCTGCATCATAATACCCCCCCGTTTCCTGGTTGTAGCCCTTTCTTGAGTACAGCAGGCCGGGCTGTATAAAAAAACCGTCCATCACAGGCACATCGGCGGTTAAGCCCAATAAAATACCCGGTGTAGATTGAGTTTCCGCTTTATTGCCCTCTTCATCTTTAAGGGTAATACTGGAAAAATTGACTCCTGCCCTAATGCCAACTTTGGTTTGGGCAGTCGCAAGCTGGTAACCGAAAGCCAGCGGTAGCATCGCGGCGATCAGGTGTAACTTTGAAATTTTCATTTTGGTGTGTAAAAGTGTGTGTGTATTTAACTCGTGTACAAACCAAATGTATTAAAATTACCAATAGCCTGGTATAGAAATTTTAAATGATTATGGTTGCACCATCAATGATACTCACCTGTTTACCCATTTTCTTCTGTATCACTTCAAAATGATGCAACTCATCCAGACTTATTAGCGAAATTGCTTCACCAACTGCCTCTGCACGTCCGGTTCTACCAATCCGGTGTATATAGTCTTTTGGCGATCTTGGCAATTCGTAATTGATCACATAAGGCAAAAAATTAATGTCTATACCTCTTGCCATTAAATCCGTAGCCACCAGAACCCTTAGCTTACCAGATTTAAAATCTGTTAAAGAATCCGTTCTGTTTCCCTGGCTCTTTTTACTGTGAATGGCCCTGGCCGCTATGTTGTTTTTACGCAGTTTATTCACAATGGCTTCCACCAGCTGTACAGAAGAAGCAAAAACCAACACCTGTTTCATATTATGGTGTTTAATCAGGTAACGCAAAAATGGACCTTTTCTTTCGGGCGCTACAATATAAGCTAGCTGATTAATAAGATCAAGAGAGGTTTCTTCTTCCTCAATTTTTATCACCACCGGCGCCTGCAGTACCAGCTGCTGAATGTGCTCCAGGTCTTTGCTTAAAGTTGCGGAGAACAGAATATTCTGACGCTGCACAGGTAAAAGGCCAAGGATTTTATCCACTTCCTCTTTAAAGCCCAGATTGAGCATTTTGTCTGCTTCATCCAATACCAATGTTTCAATACCAGATAAATGCACAGCATTTGCATCCAGCAACTCCAGCAAACGGCCCGGTGTAGCTACCAAAATATGAACACCCTGTAAAGCCATCATTTGCGGATTGATTGATACACCACCATATACCGCCAGTGTTTTAACCGGATTGGGCAATGCCTTACTAAAAGTTCTAAAAACCTCTTTTACCTGTTCGGCCAATTCACGCGTAGGCACCAAAACCAGCACATTTGCATGGCGGTTTTTAATGCCCGCCCATCTCTGTGCATTCATCAGCAATGGTAAAACGTAACTGGCCGTTTTTCCAGAGCCTGTTTTGGCAATTCCCAACACATCTTTTTTATTCAAAATGGCTGGTATAGCAGCTTCCTGAATTGGCGTTGGCGAGGTAAAATTTTGGTCGGCAAGCGCATTTAACAAAGCAGCTGATAAACCCAGAGAACTAAAAGGCATAAAAATTAGGAATTAAATAAAGGGCGCAAGTTAAGCATAAATCAGGGCGTTTTTACGCCCAATACTTTACTGATGTTGTCCAGGAGGTTTTGTTCCGTAAAGGGTTTCAAGACTATACCATTCATTCCTGCTGCCAAATACCTGTTCCGGTCTTCCTGTAACACGTTTGCTGTTAAGGCTATAATCCGCAATGCCGCTTTGCCCTGATCGTTATATTGCCTGATCATTTTAGAGAGTTCAATCCCATTCATTTTCGGCATCTCAATATCCGTTAACAACAAGTCGTAATCCTGCTGTTCAAACATGGCAAAAGCCTCTAAACCATCTTCAGCAACATCTACATTGATTTTCCATTTTTTTAAAATGGTTTTCAATAGCAATACGTTTAGGTTATTGTCTTCGGCAATCAGTACGTTAAGTCCTGCCAGTTCCAGGTAGTTATGCTCCTTTTCATTTCGGTCTTCCAGCTTACAATCATTAATTTCCTCCGCGAGCTCAAAAGGCAACTCAAAACTAAACACAGAGCCTTTTCCAAGTACACTACTTACACTAATCTTCCCCCCCTGCAACTCTATGATCTTTTTAGAAATGGCCAGCCCAAGGCCGGTTCCTTTTTGTGAGGCTTTTTCCTGTGCAGCGTCTACCTGAGAAAATTCACCAAAAATATGCTCCAGATTTTCCTTGCTAATGCCAAGTCCGCTATCCCTAACCTGAACGCCCAGCAATTTCCTGCCCGTTTTATCTTCCCTTATTCTAGCTTTTAAGGTTACCGCTCCAGATGATGTAAACTTAACCGCATTGCTCAGGAAATTGACAATAACTTGTTTTAAACGAAAGGCATCTCCTTTAATGCACAACGATGAATCAAGATTAAACTTCTTTACCAATAAAATACCCTTGGTATCTGCCTGTATTTTAAGCGTATTATACGTTTCATCTAATACCTTACATACATTAAAAGGCTGCTGATCAAAGCTCATTTTGCCGGTTTCAAATTTAGAGAAATCCAGTATCTCATTCACCACATCCAGCAACATCTTTGACGAGGCGCTGATGGCATTTACCTGTTCCTGCTGTTTGTGGTCCAAACTCCCCTGCCCCAATTGCTCAGAAAAGCCAATCACAGAATTCAATGGCGTACGTATTTCATGACTCATACTGGCCAGAAAGGCACTTTTTGATTGGGCATATTGTTCGGTTTTAAGACTGTAAGACAGCAATTGCTTTTCACTGCGAAATATTTTCCAAATGTTATATAAAATAATGGATACCAGAGAGATTAGAAATAGAAAGGTCAGTCCAGAAAGGCTTCTAAACCTAAACACCACGTCGTGCAAACTACTTTCCAGGCTAACCCTACTACTGTTGATGTGAAGCTGCTCACTTTGTTTGAAAGATTTGAGCTTGCTGATGATTTCATCAATTATTTTTTTGTTCGTAGCCAGCAAACTTTCTTCATTTTCCTTTAATTCAGCACTATTGTTCAACATCTTTTGGTAGTTGTTCTGATAACGGGCATTCATTTCGGCGGTATAGGGCGAAATTTGTACAAGCGTATCATACTTTTTCTTAATGATGATTTTCCCTTCAGCTGATGGTGATTTTTTTGAGCTGGCTTCTGCTTTTGGAGAAGCAAAGGCAGCAAGTAAACGGCCAAAGAATTTGCGCCTGCGCGGTTTTTCTTCTTCCGGAACCTTTATGGTGTCTATACGTATTTTGCTGACGATTTTACTAATGACCGGCGCTACTACTACCTGATTCTTTTTAGCTGTTACTGCTTCGTTAATCCTGGCGGCAGAAAGCAGCAGACTATCTGATAAGCTTCGCAGATAGATGTCGCTTTGCATAAAACCCGCTTTCTGCTCTACAAGTGTATCAATTTTCCGGTACAAAATATTTTTAGGAAGTAAATTGTTGCTACCCATTTGCTGCACGGTTCGGTTTACAAAGTTTATTTCTTCCGAAAATTTCTTGTAATACCCCTCATCACCAGTCAATGTATACAGGCGACTGTTGTTATCTGCCGTATATAGATAAAGTAAACAACTATCTATTTTTGCAGCACTTTCCCTGGCAGAAACCATCTGGGCCACATTATACCGTAAACGGACGGCGTTAGAATAATAGAGGTATAAGTAAAAAGCGCTTATGAATAATACTATGATGAGTGAAACAATGAGGGCATAACGAATTACGGGTATTCTTCTGACGGATTGAATCATTAAAATAAAATAAGGAAAGAGTGAAAAAACAATTACACTGAATATTGGCAAGGAAAATGCCAAATCACCCCGTTTTGAGGCATATATTCCCCGAGTGTTTTGTTTTTAGTGCCAGAATCGGCTTTTTAAAAGTATTTCCTCTATCTACAATTTGAGGTTTTAAAATAGATACAAATCAAATTATAACTCAATTGAAAGAGCGTTTAAATTCCAGTGGCGATTGCTGTGTTTTAGTTTTAAA
This genomic window contains:
- a CDS encoding DEAD/DEAH box helicase, with protein sequence MPFSSLGLSAALLNALADQNFTSPTPIQEAAIPAILNKKDVLGIAKTGSGKTASYVLPLLMNAQRWAGIKNRHANVLVLVPTRELAEQVKEVFRTFSKALPNPVKTLAVYGGVSINPQMMALQGVHILVATPGRLLELLDANAVHLSGIETLVLDEADKMLNLGFKEEVDKILGLLPVQRQNILFSATLSKDLEHIQQLVLQAPVVIKIEEEETSLDLINQLAYIVAPERKGPFLRYLIKHHNMKQVLVFASSVQLVEAIVNKLRKNNIAARAIHSKKSQGNRTDSLTDFKSGKLRVLVATDLMARGIDINFLPYVINYELPRSPKDYIHRIGRTGRAEAVGEAISLISLDELHHFEVIQKKMGKQVSIIDGATIII
- a CDS encoding response regulator, translated to MIQSVRRIPVIRYALIVSLIIVLFISAFYLYLYYSNAVRLRYNVAQMVSARESAAKIDSCLLYLYTADNNSRLYTLTGDEGYYKKFSEEINFVNRTVQQMGSNNLLPKNILYRKIDTLVEQKAGFMQSDIYLRSLSDSLLLSAARINEAVTAKKNQVVVAPVISKIVSKIRIDTIKVPEEEKPRRRKFFGRLLAAFASPKAEASSKKSPSAEGKIIIKKKYDTLVQISPYTAEMNARYQNNYQKMLNNSAELKENEESLLATNKKIIDEIISKLKSFKQSEQLHINSSRVSLESSLHDVVFRFRSLSGLTFLFLISLVSIILYNIWKIFRSEKQLLSYSLKTEQYAQSKSAFLASMSHEIRTPLNSVIGFSEQLGQGSLDHKQQEQVNAISASSKMLLDVVNEILDFSKFETGKMSFDQQPFNVCKVLDETYNTLKIQADTKGILLVKKFNLDSSLCIKGDAFRLKQVIVNFLSNAVKFTSSGAVTLKARIREDKTGRKLLGVQVRDSGLGISKENLEHIFGEFSQVDAAQEKASQKGTGLGLAISKKIIELQGGKISVSSVLGKGSVFSFELPFELAEEINDCKLEDRNEKEHNYLELAGLNVLIAEDNNLNVLLLKTILKKWKINVDVAEDGLEAFAMFEQQDYDLLLTDIEMPKMNGIELSKMIRQYNDQGKAALRIIALTANVLQEDRNRYLAAGMNGIVLKPFTEQNLLDNISKVLGVKTP